The following coding sequences lie in one Glycine soja cultivar W05 chromosome 16, ASM419377v2, whole genome shotgun sequence genomic window:
- the LOC114389167 gene encoding beta-carotene hydroxylase 2, chloroplastic-like, whose protein sequence is MAVGLSAAITMKSLLRFHQPHLNLPKSIPTTLPFSPMRIFHHTASPRTQKVSTFTVCVLMQDPKQGTHMEIEPQEQPPPPPPPAQQVLSPKLAEKLARKESERFTYLVAAVMSSFGITSMAVFAVYCRFSWQMEGGEVPWSEMFGTFALSVGAAVGMEFWARWAHRALWHASLWHMHESHHRPREGPFELNDVFAIINAVPAIALLSYGFFNKGLVPGLCFGAGLGITVFGMAYMFVHDGLVHKRFPVGPIANVPYLRRVASAHQLHHSEKFNGVPYGLFLGPKEIEEVGGLEELEKEISRRARSYKIANENN, encoded by the exons ATGGCGGTAGGACTCTCCGCCGCCATAACCATGAAGTCCCTCCTCCGTTTCCACCAACCTCACCTGAACCTCCCCAAATCAATCCCAACAACACTCCCTTTCTCCCCCATGAGAATTTTCCACCACACAGCATCACCAAGAACCCAAAaagtttcaactttcaccgtTTGTGTCCTCATGCAGGACCCAAAACAAGGCACCCACATGGAAATTGAGCCACAAGAAcaacctcctcctcctcctcctcccgcTCAACAAGTTCTGTCACCAAAGTTGGCTGAGAAATTGGCCAGAAAAGAGTCTGAGAGGTTCACTTACCTCGTTGCTGCTGTCATGTCTAGCTTCGGCATCACATCCATGGCAGTGTTCGCTGTTTATTGCAGATTCTCGTGGCAAATGGAG GGTGGAGAAGTGCCTTGGTCTGAAATGTTTGGCACATTTGCTCTATCAGTGGGAGCTGCT GTGGGTATGGAATTTTGGGCTAGATGGGCTCATAGGGCTCTCTGGCATGCTTCGCTGTGGCACATGCATGAG TCCCACCATCGACCAAGAGAAGGACCCTTCGAGCTTAACGATGTATTTGCAATAATCAACGCTGTCCCTGCCATCGCTCTCCTTTCCTATGGTTTCTTTAACAAGGGACTGGTCCCTGGCCTTTGCTTTGGTGCG GGTCTTGGAATTACGGTCTTTGGGATGGCCTACATGTTTGTACACGATGGATTGGTTCATAAGAGATTCCCGGTGGGCCCCATTGCAAACGTGCCCTATCTCAGAAGGGTGGCCTCTGCTCACCAa CTTCACCATTCGGAAAAATTCAATGGAGTGCCATATGGGCTGTTTTTGGGACCCAAG GAAATTGAAGAGGTGGGAGGGCTAGAAGAGCTGGAGAAAGAGATAAGTAGGAGAGCAAGGTCATACAAAATAGCTAATGAGAACAACTAA